The Molothrus aeneus isolate 106 chromosome 15, BPBGC_Maene_1.0, whole genome shotgun sequence genome includes a region encoding these proteins:
- the SFXN1 gene encoding sideroflexin-1, protein MAPDIPLNINIKEPRWDQSTFVGRANHFFTVTDPRNILLSNATLENARKIVHDYRQGIVAPGLTEDELWRAKYIYDSAFHPDTGEKMFVIGRMSAQVPMNMTITGCMMTFYRTTPAVLFWQWVNQSFNAIVNYTNRSGDAPITVSQLGTAYVSATTGAVATALGLNSLAKRVSPLIGRFVPFAAVASANCINIPLMRQREIQFGIPVTDEDGKRLGDSSKAAQQAIAQVVISRILMAAPGMAIPPFIMNALEKKAFLKKFPWMSAPIQVGLVGFCLVFATPLCCALFPQKSSMSVSRLEPELQAKIRASCPGLERVYFNKGL, encoded by the exons ATGGCTCCAGATATTCCATTAAATATTAACATCAAGGAGCCCCGATGGGATCAAAGCACTTTTGTTGGACGAGCCAATCACTTCTTCACTGTCACAGACCCCAGGAATATTTTGTTATCTAATGCCACACtggaaaatgcaagaaaaattgTGCATGATTACAG ACAAGGTATTGTGGCACCTGGCTTGACAGAAGATGAGCTGTGGAGAGCAAAATACATTTATGATTCAGCCTTTCACCCCGACACTGGGGAGAAGATGTTTGTGATTGGCCGAATGTCTGCCCAGGTGCCCATGAACATGACTATCACAGGCTGCATGATGACCTTCTACAG aacGACACCAGCAGTGCTTTTCTGGCAGTGGGTCAACCAGTCCTTCAATGCTATAGTGAACTACACCAACAGGAGCGGGGATGCCCCCATCACTGTCAG ccagctgggaacagcctaTGTTTCTGCCACCACAGGTGCTGTCGCTACAGCCTTAGGACTTAATTCACTAGCAAAG cGCGTCTCGCCTCTTATAGGGAGGTTTgttccttttgctgctgttgcttcTGCCAACTGCATCAATATTCCACTAATGAGACAAAG GGAAATCCAGTTTGGAATTCCTGTCACGGATGAGGATGGAAAAAGACTGGGTGATTCAtccaaagcagctcagcaggcaATTGCCCAGGTGGTGATATCCAGGATTCTGATGGCTGCTCCTGGCATGG CAATTCCTCCATTCATAATGAATGCCCTGGAAAAGAAAGCCTTTTTAAAG AAATTTCCTTGGATGAGCGCTCCCATTCAGGTTGGATTAGTTGGATTCTG TCTCGTGTTTGCAACTCCCCTGTGTTGTGCACTGTTTCCTCAGAAAAG TTCCATGTCGGTGTCACGCTTGGAGCCAGAGTTGCAAGCCAAGATCCGAGCCAGCTGCCCTGGCCTAGAACGTGTATACTTCAATAAAGGATTATAA
- the KIF20A gene encoding kinesin-like protein KIF20A: MAQALASPGLFSDDEAAASPVLESTAAGFGADLRKDLLPEFSAISPNLEGSQAVAEDNNGKLKVYLRVRPLKSTEVEKGEDQGCVCIENSESLILKAPKNSFTMRSTERGVGQAVHRFSFTRIFGPEVGQKLFFDETMKQVVKDVLSGQNCLVYTYGITNSGKTHTIQGTAQDGGILPRSLATIFHSVGDRLYQAMDLKPALSNEVTWLDSRQVRQEETKKQMMLQRGLWEEELLTPLKRSHSAESQLQATTSGSFDSGVAGLSSSSQLTNRSDLSQTEELGPCWSDLDRISLSSPEDVQFSIWVSFFEIYNELIYDLLEPALPGQNRKRQTLRLCEDQTGNPYVKDLNWINVRDADEAWKLLKLGRKNQSFASTHMNQNSSRSHSVFSIRILHLQRGGSEVVPKISELSLCDLAGSERCKDQRSGERMKEANNINTSLHTLGRCIAALRQNQQARTKQAVVPFRDSKLTRVFQGFFTGRGRSCMIVNINQCASTYDETLHVAKFSAIASQLVQAPPTKLGLPSLKSIIKEHSRRISQGPEAEPEEDVESEEDTEDEGDVSMYEKKDLLRAVEAARELLVQERQKKLQLEMRLREEICNEMLEHMQQKEQWWSQHVDAQREQLEELYEGKMNILKELLTDHYQEEMQERDEEISELKAALKDTKQKLESVEAKQKDSEQSVRRSKRATTSSALQQELADTKARLEQCQKELNSTSAELHKYQKLVEPPPSAKPMTMDVDRKLEDGQKNIRLLRSELHKIGESLQSAERACCHSTGAGKLREALGMCDDILARQDQTLAELQNNMMLVKLDLRKKAACIAEQYHTVQRLQAPPTSALKKRFCANRENLQPNQPPGKKPFLHNILTRSATRPVATRGWQLRSVAL; the protein is encoded by the exons ATGGCACAAGCACTCgcctccccagggctgtttTCTGACGATgaggctgcagcctcccctgTGCTCGAGTCCACAGCAGCGGGCTTTGGGGCTGACCTGCGCAAGGACCTGCTGCCGGAGTTCTCTGCCATCTCCCCAAACCTCGAGGGCTCTCAG GCTGTGGCTGAAGACAATAATGGAAAATTAAAGGTTTACCTCAGAGTTCGACCTCTGAAATCTACAGAAGTAGAAAAGGGGGAAGACCAG GGCTGTGTCTGTATTGAGAACTCAGAAAGCCTTATTCTGAAAGCTCCAAAGAATTCCTTCACCATGCGGAGCACGGAGCGAGGAGTGGGACAAGCAGTGCACAGATTCTCCTTCACCAGG ATTTTTGGACCAGAGGTGGGTCAGAAATTGTTCTTTGATGAGACAATGAAGCAGGTGGTAAAGGATGTGCTGAGTGGGCAGAACTGTCTGGTTTACACCTATGGCATCACCAATTCAGGGAAGACTCACACGATTCAGG gcactgcccaaGATGGGGGGATTCTGCCTCGCTCCTTGGCAACCATCTTCCACAGTGTGGGGGACCGGCTGTACCAGGCCATGGACCTGAAGCCTGCCCTCTCCAACGAGGTGACCTGGCTGGACAGCAGGCAGGTGCGCCAGGAGGAGACCAAGAAGCAGATGATGCTGCAGAGGGGACTCTGGGAG gaggagctgctgacgCCGCTGAAGAGGAGTCACAGTGCTGAATCTCAGCTCCAGGCCACCACCAGTGGCAGCTTTGACAGTGGAGTTGCTGGGCTGTCTTCATCCAGCCAGCTCACCAACCGTTCAGACCTCAGCCAGACAGAAG aactGGGCCCTTGCTGGTCTGACTTGGATCGCATTTCACTCAGCAGCCCAGAAGATGTGCAGTTCTCCATCTGGGTCTCTTTCTTTGAGATCTACAACGAGTTAATCTATGACCTGTTAGAACCAGCTCTACCTGGGCAGAACCGCAAGCGGCAAACGCTGCGGCTCTGCGAGGACCAGACTGGCAACCCCTATGTGAAAG ATCTGAACTGGATCAATGTCCGGGATGCAGATGAGGCCTGGAAGCTCCTGAAATTGGGTCGGAAAAACCAGAGTTTTGCAAGCACGCACATGAACCAGAACTCCAGTCGCAG TCACAGTGTGTTCTCCATTCGCATTCTGCACTTGCAAAGAGGTGGCAGTGAAGTTGTTCCAAAAATCAGCGA gctgtccctgtgtgacCTGGCGGGCTCCGAGCGCTGCAAGGACCAGAGGAGCGGGGAGCGAATGAAGGAAGCCAACAACATCAACacctccctgcacaccctgggCCGCTGCATCGCCGCCCTCCGCCAGAACCAGCAGGCCAG GACAAAGCAGGCGGTGGTTCCGTTCCGGGACAGCAAACTGACCCGCGTGTTCCAGGGCTTCTTCACCGGGCGCGGGCGCTCCTGCATGATTGTCAACATCAACCAGTGTGCTTCCACCTATGATGAGACTCTGCACGTAGCCAAGTTCTCAGCCATTGCCAGCCAG CTTGTTCAGGCACCTCCCACAAAGCTGGGACTTCCATCCTTAAAATCCATCATCAAAGAACACAGCAGGCGAATCAGCCAGGGtccagaggcagagccagaggaaGATGTGGAATCAGAAGAAGACACTGAGGATGAGGGAGATGTCTCTATGTATGAGAAGAAG GACCTGCTGCGCGCGGTCGAGGCTGCAcgggagctgctggtgcaggagcGGCAGAAGAAGCTGCAGCTCGAGATGCGCCTGCGCGAGGAGATCTGCAACGAGATGCTGGAGCACATGCAACAGAAGGAGCAGTGGTGGAG CCAGCACGTGGATGCTcagagagagcagctggaggaacTGTATGAGGGCAAAATGAACATCCTGAAGGAGTTACTGACTGACCACTACCAGGAGGAGATGCAG GAGCGTGATGAGGAGATTTCTGAGCTCAAAGCTGCTCTGAAGGACACCAAACAAAAGCTGGAGAGCGTGGAAGCCAAGCAAAAGGACTCAGAGCAGAGTGTACGCCGATCCAAACGAGCGACCACCTcgtctgctctgcagcaggagctggcagacaccaaagccaggctggagcagtgtCAAAAGGAGCTGAATTCCACAAGTGCAG AGTTGCACAAGTACCAGAAATTAGTGGAGCCACCTCCCTCTGCCAAACCCATGACTATGGATGTGGACAGGAAGCTGGAGGATGGACAAAAG AACATCAGACTGCTGCGTTCAGAGCTACACAAAATTGGGGAGTCTCTGCAGTCTGCAGAGCGAGCgtgctgccacagcacaggggcagggaagcTGCGAGAAGCCCTGGGCATGTGCGATGACATCCTGGCAAGACAG GACCAgaccctggcagagctgcagaacaaCATGATGCTGGTGAAGCTGGACCTGCGCAAGAAGGCAGCCTGCATTGCTGAGCAGTACCACACggtgcagaggctgcaggcGCCGCCAACCTCCGCCCTCAAGAAACGCTTCTGTGCCAACAGGGAGAACCTGCAGCCCAATCAGCCCCCTGGCAAAAAGCCCTTCCTGCACAACATCCTGACACGTTCAGCCACCCGTCCTGTGGCTACCAGAGGCTGGCAACTTCGTTCAGTTGCTCTATGA